The following coding sequences lie in one Haloarcula marina genomic window:
- a CDS encoding phenylacetate--CoA ligase family protein produces MLSFARRQSRFYKRHYADVPEGSTDLTQFPPVTKPMLMEHFDDVVTDTAITKAEIEAFVADESKIGERFLDKYPVWTTSGTTGEPGLFVQDETAWTVSDVLGDRWIVPEMAGISSLSRLFTQNLRIGLVAVSGGHFAGAAGLELMRRESVYGERRLRLFSPKIPIDDLISDLNQYQPAILEGYSTVLVELARAQRDGRLDIGPALVLPTAEPISETQKRLLRDTFDCLVRELYGATEFVPIAVECDHGNLHANIDWVVVEPVDEDYHPVEPGTPSDTVLITSLSNRVQPLVRYDLGDSITLYEERCPCGSAFPIMEVGGRHGDVLQFETTDGEAVPIFPLALSSVVEEVPGVRRTQIIRTAPSTLRVRFDVTPTATEEEVWKHIDQDLQSFLRNQGIGPITIEAASEPPQRAERSGKFRHVWSELEA; encoded by the coding sequence ATGCTCTCGTTTGCCCGGCGACAGTCACGGTTCTACAAGCGACACTACGCCGATGTCCCGGAGGGGAGTACCGACCTCACACAGTTCCCGCCCGTGACGAAGCCGATGCTGATGGAACACTTCGACGACGTCGTCACGGATACGGCGATTACGAAAGCCGAGATAGAGGCGTTCGTCGCCGACGAGTCAAAAATCGGCGAGCGTTTCCTCGACAAATATCCGGTTTGGACCACGTCTGGGACGACCGGTGAACCCGGTCTGTTCGTCCAGGATGAGACCGCATGGACCGTTTCAGACGTGCTGGGTGATCGGTGGATCGTGCCAGAAATGGCCGGGATTTCGTCACTGTCGCGACTCTTCACACAGAATCTCCGCATCGGACTCGTCGCTGTCTCGGGCGGTCACTTCGCCGGGGCGGCCGGTCTCGAATTGATGCGTCGAGAATCCGTCTATGGGGAACGTCGCCTTCGACTCTTTTCGCCAAAGATTCCTATCGACGACCTGATCTCTGATCTGAACCAGTATCAGCCCGCCATCCTCGAAGGCTACTCGACTGTCCTCGTCGAGTTAGCGCGAGCCCAGCGGGATGGTCGACTCGACATCGGTCCCGCACTCGTTCTCCCCACGGCAGAACCCATCTCGGAGACCCAAAAGCGACTGCTCCGGGATACTTTCGATTGTTTGGTCCGAGAACTCTACGGGGCGACGGAGTTCGTCCCGATTGCCGTCGAGTGCGACCACGGGAATCTCCACGCCAACATCGACTGGGTCGTGGTCGAACCGGTCGACGAGGACTACCACCCGGTCGAACCTGGAACGCCGTCGGACACCGTCCTCATCACCAGCCTCTCGAATCGAGTGCAACCGCTCGTTCGGTACGACCTCGGAGACAGCATCACGCTGTACGAAGAGCGGTGTCCATGCGGGAGCGCGTTCCCCATCATGGAGGTCGGCGGACGGCACGGGGACGTTCTCCAATTCGAGACGACGGACGGAGAGGCGGTGCCGATTTTCCCACTCGCACTCTCGAGCGTTGTTGAAGAAGTCCCGGGTGTCCGTCGAACCCAAATTATCCGCACGGCTCCCTCCACACTTCGGGTCCGCTTCGACGTCACCCCTACCGCGACCGAGGAGGAAGTCTGGAAGCATATCGACCAGGACCTTCAGTCGTTCCTTCGGAATCAGGGGATTGGTCCTATAACCATCGAAGCGGCATCCGAGCCTCCGCAACGAGCGGAACGAAGTGGGAAGTTCCGGCACGTCTGGTCCGAACTGGAAGCCTAG